GAGACGACCACCTTATCGACACCCAAACGCCTTATTACGCCCATCACACCGACAAGCAGCAACACCTTGTCAATGCTGAACACATCGAAACTGTATATACCCACATTTCAGGAGAGGCAAGCTAAATTTTATGATGATCTGATTGTCCAGGTGAATTCCACCTTCATTGAGACACAGACACCGGCCTTCCTCAAGGAGCCGATCGATCTGAGTGGACTGCCAAGCGATAAACAGCGTGCGAGCATTTGCCGGCGCCACAATGGAAGCATTGCCTGCCTAGAACAGCATCCGCTCTTCTACGGATTCGTCGAATCCCTAAATCGTTAGTTAAATACGTTTGTCCTAAAGAAAAACTAACACTTTATTTCCACTTACAGCTCAGAATTCGATCAATATGTGCCATCCGCGGGCTTTGCCCTATCGCAAAGGTGACTTTGAGAAGTGCAAAGTGGCTCTGGCCAAGGTCCTATTTAGTATGTTCAATCATGCCATCTTTCACTGCGGCCTTCAGGCGAAAATCTATTGGAAAAATAGCATGAGTACTCCCTGCAGCAGCGAGCTGGGTTTCAACTCTTCAGGGAACCGCACTGCGCGTATTCTGCTGTGGAAGCACATCAATCAACCGGGCATGCTTATAAAGCCACTGCTGCATGAGATGTGCCATGTGGCGGCCTTTGTCTTTAACCGTGAGACAGGACATGGCGACAACTGCCGCAAATGGTACGCTGGCAAGCCTCATCTTGCTTCTCTTGTTTATCCCCTATCTCTTGTGTATCCTCAGGGCCTACCAAGCAAAGAGCCTGATACCAGAGCTGGCATTGAATAGTGACTGCGATGCCAGCTATAAATATTCCTGCACGCTCTGCGCCCGTTGCTCCTATGGCCTGGTAACGTTTGAAAACGAGGCGGAGCTACTCCGGTGTCAGTACTGCCAGTTTGAGGTGAACGTAGAGCGTTGGCGCATCACTGACACACAGAAAATCTGGCGTCCCAATCAGTTCAACACCCCATTCAAGACTTTTGTTCGTGAGAATTACCTGCTGGTCAATAATGTGGATACGCACAGCGCCAAAATGCAAATTCTAAATCGAAATTTTATGGACAGAGAAACCACATAATTTAATGATTCCTTTCCTATAGTTAATCTTAGCTAGTTTCAATGCTAATTATACACATATTTACCATTACATATCAATGGACGCCTTTGACTGAAGGTCCAAGTCGAGTCATGTACATTTTGAATATTTCAAGTGCCCAATCAAGTTTTAAATATAAACTGTGCGTTCACATAGTAATcttttatttatgttttagGACATCATGCCTTTGCTGCGCTTAAAAGCAGCTCCTGCCTTTCGATTGTGATTGGCACGCGATGATTTGTGCGCCTCCTTTTGGCCGCGGCTGCGTTGGGTCTGCTGCGTCTGGCCTTGTCCCTTGGGTGCCCCGCTCACAGCAGCACTCTGCTGTGCCCCACTTGATCCCCGCTGGCCATATTTGGCCATTTGTCGTTGTTGGTAGCGGGCACGGATAGCCTCCGGGTTCTCACAGAAGTCGGCGCCCCCACGGGACACCGTCCCCTTTTCGGACTTGCTATCGGAGCTATCGTCGTCATCCTCCTCCTGGTCCTGGATCTCGTAGGCAGCAGCGTGAGAGGACGCCAAGTGAGAGGCCGCCTGCATTCGCGCACGCAGGAGACTCACGGGCGGTGCTTGACCCTCGTTGAGGGCCTCATAGCTGTCATCGTACTCATCATCGTATTCtccgccatcgccatcgtGGGTCGACTCTTCGACCATGGCATACTGCTGGTAGCGCTCCTTCAGCTTTTTCACATCCGTTTTGTCGTCCAGCAGCTGCTCGGCATTGCGTGGACCACCAGGCAGACCCTTGCCTTTCTTGATAATGCACTCGGGCTTATCCTGCGTAAGGACATCATAGCGATCGCCATCGCACACATTGAAGTGACGCACGCCCGTCTGACTCTGGAGCTTATCTTGTGGATCGGGTGGTACATATACCTTCTGCCGATCCATTTCAGCGAGATCCGGTGGCAGATTGT
The Drosophila miranda strain MSH22 chromosome XL, D.miranda_PacBio2.1, whole genome shotgun sequence genome window above contains:
- the LOC117188205 gene encoding uncharacterized protein LOC117188205 isoform X1 produces the protein MSLQENNTSLSNMLSNLKLNENITENKRVSFSFAVSPYTALSFHQFLSQKNDDLPCKLPQMGEAGNSDDENTPSRDSSSVFFVDSDDSLSAVSFFHLSEINSSSEEDNILIEETEPEETISRSNSSLGNMDQRSSRKRGTSGESPASGSVEKYQSVGRASTPTNPTVVTRSGRAVRTVLDTTFDYSSSQPEGEDESISFSIDSDDDDDYNVDQSPTEHKWVGRKQRRFSYQHSSSSEANSPKSDRRLIYIDLSQSVAIVGDNPVADLSVDDDPELKTKLHKFLGLIAPRRRLYNPMDNFDDDPDNSPQKETLPVASKSHLTETTTLSTPKRLITPITPTSSNTLSMLNTSKLYIPTFQERQAKFYDDLIVQVNSTFIETQTPAFLKEPIDLSGLPSDKQRASICRRHNGSIACLEQHPLFYGFVESLNPQNSINMCHPRALPYRKGDFEKCKVALAKVLFSMFNHAIFHCGLQAKIYWKNSMSTPCSSELGFNSSGNRTARILLWKHINQPGMLIKPLLHEMCHVAAFVFNRETGHGDNCRKWAYQAKSLIPELALNSDCDASYKYSCTLCARCSYGLVTFENEAELLRCQYCQFEVNVERWRITDTQKIWRPNQFNTPFKTFVRENYLLVNNVDTHSAKMQILNRNFMDRETT
- the LOC117188205 gene encoding uncharacterized protein LOC117188205 isoform X2 gives rise to the protein MSLQENNTSLSNMLSNLKLNENITENKRKNDDLPCKLPQMGEAGNSDDENTPSRDSSSVFFVDSDDSLSAVSFFHLSEINSSSEEDNILIEETEPEETISRSNSSLGNMDQRSSRKRGTSGESPASGSVEKYQSVGRASTPTNPTVVTRSGRAVRTVLDTTFDYSSSQPEGEDESISFSIDSDDDDDYNVDQSPTEHKWVGRKQRRFSYQHSSSSEANSPKSDRRLIYIDLSQSVAIVGDNPVADLSVDDDPELKTKLHKFLGLIAPRRRLYNPMDNFDDDPDNSPQKETLPVASKSHLTETTTLSTPKRLITPITPTSSNTLSMLNTSKLYIPTFQERQAKFYDDLIVQVNSTFIETQTPAFLKEPIDLSGLPSDKQRASICRRHNGSIACLEQHPLFYGFVESLNPQNSINMCHPRALPYRKGDFEKCKVALAKVLFSMFNHAIFHCGLQAKIYWKNSMSTPCSSELGFNSSGNRTARILLWKHINQPGMLIKPLLHEMCHVAAFVFNRETGHGDNCRKWAYQAKSLIPELALNSDCDASYKYSCTLCARCSYGLVTFENEAELLRCQYCQFEVNVERWRITDTQKIWRPNQFNTPFKTFVRENYLLVNNVDTHSAKMQILNRNFMDRETT